Genomic window (Nevskia ramosa DSM 11499):
GGCTGGCGCCTGCGTTTCGATGCGCCAGCGAGCGCAAGCCAGCTCGCCTCAGGCCAGATCGCCAGCCTGCGCGTCAGCCTGAAGCCGCTGCCGGGAACCGTGGCAGTGCCGCCGGGTGCCTGCGTGCGCAGCGATGAGGGCGGCGGCATCGTCTGGGTGCATCGCGAAGCCGAACGCTACGAAGCGCGCAAGCTTGCATCATGCAATGGCGACGGTGTACCAGCAGCAACACTGGCGCTGGTCGACGGTGACCGCATCGTCACCGAAGGGGCGGCGCTGCTCAGTCAGTACCGCTGAGGGCGAATCACCGCGTTCTGCGCGGTGATTCGCCGGGGTGACGGTGCAAGGGTCCCCTAGGCCTTGGAGGCCGCCCGCGCCCGCTCGACGTCAGGGCTCAGATAGGTTCCCTCGGGAATCTCGCCAAGGCGGGACGAATGAAGCTGCTCGGTCGTGCAGCCGTAGAACTTCTGGAACTTCATGATCAACGGGCTCCACTTGTCGGGATCGATGCGGTCGGTCGTTCCCGCCATCAGCAGTTCCGGGTGCACGTGCACGCGCTGGATGCGGACCTCGAACACCTTGATCCCGACCTTCCACATCGGATCGTCGGCCATGAACCCGTTGGTGGCTGACAGCACCGCTTCCATCTGCACCGGGCATTCCAGCGCGCGCGGCGGCTGAACCGTTTCGCTGGGAACCGGCGTGAGCCCGGAGATTTCCCATTTGCTCTTCTCGTGGGTGTAGTTGCGCATCTGCTTGGCGGCCGGCACGGGATTGGATCCGGTCAGGCGAGCCAGTCGATCGACGTTTCCAACCTGCGCCGGAGACGGCAGATTGAGCACGCACTCGCCGGTTCGAATCAGGTTCTCGGTGTTCTTCGAACTCGCGTCGAGCCCGAGCATGCAGCGCCACCCGAGCCAGAACGCCGAGGACATCGGCGCGAGATTCGAGGTGCCGTCCTCGTTCGTCGTGCTGATCAACACGACGGGCGTGCCCCAGTAAAGAATCGCCGGCTCGACGCTGATGGTCTTGAGGTGTGTTGCATTCATGGAAAGGCATCCGCTGTGGTGAAGGTTTCACCAGTCTGCGATCGCGAACGCGGCAACTCACTCCGAATCTTGCTGCGGTATTCGTCGAGGGTGCGCGCCCGGGGGCAACCTCCTTTGAAAGGCCTCAAGCATGATCAAACTTGGGTGCTCTGGTGTGGGGCCGGTTTCAGCCGAGACTGTGTGAAAACGTGGTGTGAAGTTTGCTGATTGTTATTCCGTCATTGTCGTGATGGAGTTGCCGATGAAGCGATTCATCGAAGGTGAGGATCGGTCTCAGAGTGTGCTGTTTCCTGAGCGACTCGATGACTACA
Coding sequences:
- a CDS encoding flavin reductase family protein yields the protein MNATHLKTISVEPAILYWGTPVVLISTTNEDGTSNLAPMSSAFWLGWRCMLGLDASSKNTENLIRTGECVLNLPSPAQVGNVDRLARLTGSNPVPAAKQMRNYTHEKSKWEISGLTPVPSETVQPPRALECPVQMEAVLSATNGFMADDPMWKVGIKVFEVRIQRVHVHPELLMAGTTDRIDPDKWSPLIMKFQKFYGCTTEQLHSSRLGEIPEGTYLSPDVERARAASKA